A region from the Rosa rugosa chromosome 6, drRosRugo1.1, whole genome shotgun sequence genome encodes:
- the LOC133715035 gene encoding uncharacterized protein LOC133715035: MKEKSQDPTGLAGEGKARNDGRRDEKQKLEVGRASGQVRYKRSSNLNEIMKDGQLLDSDSNGASASLTEHAPESSSLNLPEAKGSKQKVQDGHSTKTKCISVLAGQGTQDEQSPGGGNAKHESEKIQRLSKSKKKKDLNLPRRASKRLAGIEVDTVPELKASTRARRVGSKQPDNSAGCTFQQPEKQDFASVVQEEHDKAEEKPGVPSDSPLADFFTDPCIAFAIKTLKDHSGNGETDNMSYEKQECNVFPPPGNLVKQENHDGIVGTGETSGSSITEPPFGSSWPDPCIEFAIKTLTGAIPLEYDPHIEEYFQKQLSSSQQHKDNLLQKEIA, from the exons ATGAAGGAGAAATCGCAGGACCCAACTGGTTTGGCCGGGGAGGGCAAAGCTAGAAATGACGGCAGAAGAGACGAG aagcagaaattagaAGTGGGTAGAGCGAGTGGACAGGTTAGATACAAACGAAGCTCGAACTTGAATGAGATAATGAAAGATGGACAGCTACTTGATAGTGACAGTAATGGAGCAAGTGCGTCCCTTACTGAACATGCTCCTGAATCAAGCAGCTTAAATCTGCCAGAAGCCAAAGGTTCAAAGCAAAAAGTACAGGATGGTCATTCTACCAAAACCAAATGCATTTCTGTTCTTGCAGGTCAAGGCACGCAAGATGAACAGTCTCCAGGAGGTGGGAATGCAAAACATGAAAGTGAAAAGATCCAGCGGCTGTCCAaatccaagaagaagaaagatctTAACTTGCCTCGTCGTGCTTCTAAGCGACTAGCTGGTATTGAAGTTGATACAGTGCCAGAACTGAAAGCAAGCACTCGAGCACGTCGAGTTGGCAGCAAACAGCCGGATAATTCGGCTGGTTGTACATTCCAGCAGCCAGAAAAGCAAGATTTTGCTTCTGTTGTTCAGGAAGAGCATGATAAGGCTGAAGAGAAGCCTGGAGTTCCTTCAGATTCGCCTCTTGCTGATTTCTTCACAGATCCATGCATTGCATTTGCAATAAAGACTCTAAAGGATCATTCGGGGAACGGAGAAACAGACAATATGAGCTATGAGAAGCAGGAATGCAATGTATTTCCGCCTCCAGGCAACTTAGTtaaacaagaaaatcatgatGGCATAGTTGGAACTGGTGAGACGTCGGGATCATCCATTACTGAACCCCCTTTCGGGAGTTCATGGCCGGACCCCTGCATTGAATTTGCTATAAAGACTCTCACAGGTGCAATCCCACTTGAGTATGACCCGCATATCGAGGAGTACTTCCAGAAGCAACTTAGTTCATCACAACAACACAAGGACAATCTTTTGCAGAAAGAGATTGCCTGA